Proteins from one Plodia interpunctella isolate USDA-ARS_2022_Savannah chromosome 3, ilPloInte3.2, whole genome shotgun sequence genomic window:
- the LOC128683826 gene encoding zinc carboxypeptidase A 1-like isoform X2: MLLFLVIYLFAPYQNGAVADYKSYKNYKIYEINGNIDNIQKLITNLTAIAEIPYYEKGRSRAEVLIAPDLVETFSTALEHYDLHKEIIIEDFSKIIEHEKQVYRRSGLPFSWKAYYDVDDIYSFLRNMSNDYPQWTNVVVGGQSYESREILGLRINTPTRTNKKIVFIESGIHAREWITPATTTFFINQLLTSSDPAITALRDKFEWHIFPTINPDGYHYSFNTNRMWRKTRSKSPNGCYGANPNRNWDYNWGRELFYIFFRFTHTPMSKLFKYS, from the exons atgttgttatttttagtaatatatttatttgcaccTTATCAGAACGGTGCCGTTGCAGACtacaaaagttataaaaactacaaaatttatgaaattaatggaaatattgacaacatacaaaaacttattacaaatttgaCTGCAATTGCT gaaATCCCGTACTATGAAAAGGGGCGGTCGCGCGCAGAAGTGTTGATTGCGCCGGATTTGGTCGAAACATTCTCTACCGCATTAGAACATTATGATTTgcataaagaaattattatcgAAGACTTCTCAAA aatcaTTGAACACGAAAAACAAGTCTACCGGCGGTCGGGATTACCTTTTTCCTGGAAAGCTTATTACGATGTGGATGAT ATTTACAGCTTCTTAAGGAACATGAGTAACGACTACCCTCAGTGGACCAATGTGGTGGTAGGAGGACAGAGCTATGAGAGTCGAGAGATCCTGGGGTTGCGTATAAATACTCCTACAAGGACAAATAAAAAGATAGTATTCATTGAATCAG GTATCCACGCCCGGGAGTGGATCACTCCGGCCACGACGACCTTCTTCATCAACCAACTGCTCACCAGCTCAGACCCGGCCATCACAGCACTCAGAGACAAGTTTGAGTGGCATATCTTCCCCACTATCAACCCTGATGGCTatcattatagttttaatacg AATCGCATGTGGAGAAAAACCCGATCAAAATCACCGAATGGATGCTACGGCGCTAACCCCAACCGCAATTGGGATTACAACTGGGGACGtgagttattttatatatttttcaggttCACTCACACTCCAATGTCGAAGCTATTCAAGTACTCCT AA
- the LOC128683826 gene encoding zinc carboxypeptidase A 1-like isoform X1 — MLLFLVIYLFAPYQNGAVADYKSYKNYKIYEINGNIDNIQKLITNLTAIAEIPYYEKGRSRAEVLIAPDLVETFSTALEHYDLHKEIIIEDFSKIIEHEKQVYRRSGLPFSWKAYYDVDDIYSFLRNMSNDYPQWTNVVVGGQSYESREILGLRINTPTRTNKKIVFIESGIHAREWITPATTTFFINQLLTSSDPAITALRDKFEWHIFPTINPDGYHYSFNTNRMWRKTRSKSPNGCYGANPNRNWDYNWGRELFYIFFRFTHTPMSKLFKYSCKGSFLIFMKKT, encoded by the exons atgttgttatttttagtaatatatttatttgcaccTTATCAGAACGGTGCCGTTGCAGACtacaaaagttataaaaactacaaaatttatgaaattaatggaaatattgacaacatacaaaaacttattacaaatttgaCTGCAATTGCT gaaATCCCGTACTATGAAAAGGGGCGGTCGCGCGCAGAAGTGTTGATTGCGCCGGATTTGGTCGAAACATTCTCTACCGCATTAGAACATTATGATTTgcataaagaaattattatcgAAGACTTCTCAAA aatcaTTGAACACGAAAAACAAGTCTACCGGCGGTCGGGATTACCTTTTTCCTGGAAAGCTTATTACGATGTGGATGAT ATTTACAGCTTCTTAAGGAACATGAGTAACGACTACCCTCAGTGGACCAATGTGGTGGTAGGAGGACAGAGCTATGAGAGTCGAGAGATCCTGGGGTTGCGTATAAATACTCCTACAAGGACAAATAAAAAGATAGTATTCATTGAATCAG GTATCCACGCCCGGGAGTGGATCACTCCGGCCACGACGACCTTCTTCATCAACCAACTGCTCACCAGCTCAGACCCGGCCATCACAGCACTCAGAGACAAGTTTGAGTGGCATATCTTCCCCACTATCAACCCTGATGGCTatcattatagttttaatacg AATCGCATGTGGAGAAAAACCCGATCAAAATCACCGAATGGATGCTACGGCGCTAACCCCAACCGCAATTGGGATTACAACTGGGGACGtgagttattttatatatttttcaggttCACTCACACTCCAATGTCGAAGCTATTCAAGTACTCCTGTAAGGGAAGTTTCctcatttttatgaaaaaaacatGA
- the LOC128683795 gene encoding zinc carboxypeptidase-like isoform X1: MSQLFIIFLVLPLAHTTFIDFRSYKDYKVYKIVGNNEDLTKIIEFLNGITELPFYNVRNNRAEVMIAPELDEVFSNAVNLFNLEKTILVDDYSKIMAEEKSANRQDSKFSWTAYYDVDGIYDYLKNMSTVYSNWTELVVGGQSYEGRQLLGLKINTPTETDKIKSIIFIESGIHAREWITPATTTYFINQLLTSSDPAITTLRDRFEWQIFPTVNPDGYHYTHTRDRMWRKTRSKSSLFCHGADPNRNWDYNWGQYGISTNPCNYQTYAGSQPFSEIETRTFSEYISNLDNILAYIAFHSDAQMLLVPYSDSVEHTGNYDDLIKIGNTSLEYGEKVNGEKYDGPATAAEILYKASGGSMDWVRNQLATPIVYTYELRGTYFHWPPSRIFEQGDEVTQMMVGLFTEACNLGYC, from the exons ATGTCACaacttttcataatttttctagTCTTACCATTGGCTCACACAACATTTATAGATTTTAGAAGTTATAAAGACTACAAAGTGTATAAAATTGTAGGAAATAATGAAGATCTAaccaaaattattgaatttctGAACGGCATTACA GAATTACCGTTTTACAATGTCCGCAACAACAGAGCTGAAGTAATGATCGCTCCGGAGCTGGACGAGGTATTTTCGAATGCTGTCAACCTTTTTAATCTGGAGAAAACCATCCTGGTTGACGATTATTCcaa AATAATGGCTGAAGAAAAAAGTGCAAACCGTCAGGACTCAAAGTTTTCCTGGACAGCATATTATGATGTTGATGGC ATATATgactacttaaaaaatatgagtacAGTTTACTCAAATTGGACCGAGCTGGTGGTAGGAGGACAGAGCTACGAGGGTCGTCAGCTTTTGGGCCTGAAGATCAACACTCCCACTGAaacagacaaaattaaaagtatcaTATTCATTGAGTCAG GTATCCACGCTCGGGAGTGGATCACACCGGCCACAACGACCTACTTCATCAACCAGCTGCTCACCAGCTCAGACCCGGCCATCACAACGCTCAGAGACAGGTTTGAGTGGCAGATCTTCCCCACTGTCAACCCTGATGGCTACCACTATACTCATACTAGG GACCGAATGTGGAGGAAAACGCGATCAAAGTCGTCACTTTTCTGCCACGGGGCTGATCCTAATCGCAACTGGGATTACAACTGGGGAC aATACGGCATATCAACAAATCCTTGCAACTATCAAACGTATGCGGGCTCGCAACCATTCTCTGAGATCGAAACCCGCACTTTTTCGGAATATATTTCTAATCTGGACAACATACTAGCCTATATTGCGTTTCATTCTGACGCACAGATGTTACTTGTGCCATACTCTGATTCTGTTGAGCACACGGGGAATTACGATGATTTG ataAAAATAGGCAATACCTCCTTGGAATACGGTGAGAAGGTTAACGGAGAGAAGTACGACGGTCCAGCGACCGCTgctgaaattttgt ATAAAGCGTCAGGTGGTAGTATGGATTGGGTTCGCAACCAGCTGGCGACCCCCATAGTTTATACGTATGAGCTCCGAGGCACCTACTTCCATTGGCCACCGTCCAGGATCTTCGAGCAAGGAGACGAGGTCACACAGATGATGGTGGGACTCTTCACTGAAGCTTGCAATTTGGGATATTGCTAA